gccacaaccataaacaaagttcacacatctaatataaacctcaaaatggaactttacaaagtgttcgtcatgcagcatgtctaatcacgtaagtatagtatttatttggatgtttacatttgattctgaatgagtttgatagtgctccgtggctaaagctaacataacacactgttggagagatttataaagaatgaagttgtgtttataaattatacagactgcaagtgtttaaaaatgaaaataacaacagtcttgtctccatgaatacagtaataaacgatggtaactttaaccacatttaacagtacattagcaacatgctaacgaaacatttagaaagacaatttacaaatatcactaaaaatatcatgatatcatggatcatgtcagttattattgctgctcCTGCcttttttcgctgttgttcttgcttgcttacatagtctgttgattcagctgtgcacagatccagacgttaatactggctgcccttgtaaTTCATTGAACatggctggcatatgcaaatattgggggtgtacatattaatgatcccgactgttacgtaacagtcagtgttacgttgagattcgcctgttcctcaGGCGAAGAATTTAAGATTGTGGTAACagtttacattaaggttccctttggggtttataaaggtgtttgttaatgagtaataatttatttacaaatgcattataagtTGTTGATaagcatttattacattttaatgtaatacctgccaaatagtgagccatttttaaatttaatttttgaatctaAGCCGATCCTGAAACAGACTTATAAAACCAGACTTTTCAACTAATCCGACCGTGTTTACGCGAAAGCTGCATCATGGACGCAGGGGTTGCATTTTTAACACATCTCACAATCTGTTTGAAATTGATTttcttaaatttgtattattattaagtgaTAAATACAAGGtcgttttaattttgatgagaTCTAGCCTCGGATGCATGCTAATATGTCCTTGACTGCTTTCAGACTATGAGGTGGATGAGGATGAAGAGAAAATTATCGAAAAACTACTTCAAGCGACATGGTGGTGTAAACTATTGAAGCAGTGCCACGAATGCTATTTTGTTTTACAATACAGTGTATAGAGGACATCTAATAAGTTCTAATGAACAGAAGTTGATGAATGCtgtttatatacatacataaaaaaaaatggagattTACCTTTTTATCTGATTTGTTTTGACCCTCTGTGGGTTTGAAAACAACATGActgtgagtaaatgacagaattttattttttgggtgtaCTAACACTTCAACACTGTGTTACTACAAACTGTCCTGACCAACCCCCACCCACCACGCCTTGTAAtaactattttattatttgcaggAAAGGGAAGATAATGTTCTCTATTTTAAGCAAGTGCAGCAGCTAAATCATCTGCtgctttaaaggggtggttcagtttttttttctaggcttgattgtgtttttggggcacagtttaacgtCTTAAtgcttacttaaaaaaaaaaaaaaaaatcctatattttacctttattttacACCGCTGTTTCCGTTGTCATTTGAACAGCTCATTTGACTTCCTggttctatgaagccactccctccaaaATACGCAATGTGCGCAGATTGGTTAGCTCgcccagtgtattgtgattcgctgaagcgtccggaaacaccacgccccttaccattagtTGTGCTTCAGTGCTTCtgtctatattgctgtatcaaattgagcccaaatcagacccagatgaagagggtcaagcagaacctctgcaatcacggcttttaaaggacgtttatgaatggtatttcattttttatttgtgtcaaagtgtttagatatgctgtcactgctgttcgttagctttcaatatacggttttatcctgattactgtagccgaatacatgactgagtagtagcatttttgtaaacgtagcatttaatttatagcactgtttgtctatgaacatagaagtttgttttgtttttttgggggggaagTATGCAtcagaatttagctaactggctaacgAAGCAAAAACGcgttggtctttgtttacgtccctgatgcaaccaaaaaatagcaacagaactatacatttaaaagacatgtacaaacaataaaacgtacttacagtttgataAACAGCAGTTACAGTTGATAAACAACTGTTTCTTTCAGTAATAGTCTTTGTGCAAATTCAGCATTGAACTGATTTAGACTCTAGAAACTGTCTTCCACGGTgcaactcttccgcttccattATGCCGTGCCagatggcctcgcccactttgttgcgtgttcccgggggcgtgttttgcagggtttatgatgtcaccaacccgggtagaagcttgttgtagtccaaactggtcatttttgtaggcattaaactgccagaactttaaaagacactatctctgtttgcattgaactttcagcgctgtaactttgcagatactgtttatgctcaagcagcaacattacacactaactaaagttaaaaaagtgaaatcgcaattaaccacccctttaaatgctggagctctttatttcttattggtTTCCAATGTTTTTGTTTATCAGTTGGAAAAAAAAGTTCCCCCAAAAATTATTCCAATGATATTGTTCCTCTTGTGTCATTATTGTTACAGTTACATTTATCACTATTGTCTAAGAATGAAAGTGAGAAttaaaaatgttgttgttgtagttattgtccttggtgtgaatCAGCCTTgatttaaaggtgataaagaggatcttttcgtggactgagaaaccaaagactgttactgagtttttgaaatgagcgcatgcgtaagaacaacccccctcctttcgagggaacgcctcccaaaacttgtgcacgagtattggaacacgagtgtttaccaccggcattcgctgtgtcgtgttagtggattcattatgtcggactcaccgcaggtaactcataatctgcagttgttactcctgtctccggacaaaaacattgcatgcggcgcctgtggagtgtggaaagttactggagcgcgcagccgcgcatgtcactcacaaggaacgtcacggcagtgattgacaagccagagggccaatctgcgcacgtctctcacaaggaaagTCACGgtagtgattgacaagccagagggccaatcgtttacgcaatgaacacgtaaacgattggctgatgtttttaaggccctacctcgtgcacagatgatgtaaattaatattattactttcagcgcacctaataaatagtcagttagtaaagacagtttcaagtaatattgcaaaaatgtataaaacaaaacatcctctttagcacctttaaatttctATCCTATTGTGGttacaaaaatgtaattgtgCATTTGAGGTTGTACTGATTTTTAATGTCTCCAACAGGAGTTTGTAGTCGTTGGTCAGGATGCATCCTCGATTGAAGGTCATGTGAATGGATATTCATAAGATGCAACAAAAGACCTTGGTTTTCAAACTCTTTTGGCTTCTGTGTGAGCTTTTAAACCAAATGGCTCATGCTTTACATTTCCATGCATATATGAATGGAACTTGTGGACTCTTAAAACATACTAAGCCTATGATGAATTGTGATTCAcaacaatgtttaaaatgtacagttaaaatgaaatgtggagtactgtttaatgtttaaaagaGTTACAGGTAATGTGTGTACTGTTTTTGGAAATGTGAAATAGATCAATATGTAAATGCATCCTGCAATATCGATGACGTATTGTGAtacaatgtttaaaatgtttttcctttgaAATCTGTGCATGAAATTGTgagattttaatattattagtgttatttaataaatgttgtaaaaCAGCATTATTGCCTTTTTAATATGTTGTGTGGGGTACAAATGTGCCATCATGAGGTACAAAGGGCTTGTCACTGGGGCAATACCCTTAAAAGGAAATATCTGTACCATTTTTAGGGCTTCATTCCACGGTACCACTACAAGAAAAATTTGGTCACTAAGGTACATATTTGCCTTTGAAAGGTACAAACCGTAAGGGTACCATACCCATTATAAAGGGTACAACAGGTGTACCCTTgagggtactgccccagtgacaagcaGTTGTACCCGTAAAGGTACAAgttttgaatttgtttttctgacagtgtagtcatgcaatgctgatgttgttaacattaacaatttgagaacaaagtataacaataataataatttgcacagtttgatGTTATATGAGCTAAGTTATCATTACACTGTTTCAAATTATTATGCACGTGACATCAGTAAAaattcagtacaataaacattcagattttagtttttctaagaaagtgtttgtttgtttatttatccatgtctttttagataactggtatcaatatcagacaaaataatttgccaggtacTTAGAtaaatggaaaccctacttaaagatgttgttccacattattaagcaagttgCAATGTGGGGAGGAAGAAACATCTTTCTGAAGATgcaaagcatgaaatggtcTGAATGCAGATTCTCGAactatcataagatttgtgagtgattaaGAGCACAAGaaaactcggtcagataaaggcttattaatgaaagtttctgtcaaacaagttaattgtattaaaagggcagctataaaaaaagccagttttgagcagcaaacaggcatttgaagctgctggtgtcaaataatttttttatttttttgacaggaactttcctcaataagcctttatctgaccgagttctaaatcactcacaaatcttatgataattcgataatctccattcagttttcacacaatattagttgttttcatgccttttgcataacattgcaccatttcatgcttttcatcttgagaaagatctttctttctCTCCGTGTCGCATGCGAACTgggacttgcttaataatgtgaaaCAACCTCTTATAGggtttgttcagatgacattttctggtAAAATTCTACAATCTAATTCTAcaactacaatctgtgatttcaaagtacagtatccacaccggtgtagtgactgacagcaaacattagatttcTTTCTTTGAAGAACATCTTTGTATATACAGTGAAAGTCAGTAGAGTCCAAAGTTGTTTTGTATCCCACTGAacaaaaacagttaaaacattttttttaaggtatcttcttttgtgttccgcaAAAGTAAGAAACACATACAGGCTTGgtacaacatgaggatgagtaaatccaagtgaactatcccttcaattAGTTTGACTGGCTTACAAAACTGACCTACTGACCTTACAAAGCCTCATATTGCAAAAAAGTGTGAATTCTGACACTGTTTGTTCCTCAGGTCTGTGTGGGGCATTTATTCCTTGCATCTTGGGTTGTAAGGTGGCACAGGATAATGGTGACAGCTGCTGTTTGCCCTTCCTACCTGGAGCTATGATTGCACTGAGAACCAGCATCCGTGACAAATATCGTATTAATGTAGGCCATGCAATAATACTAATTTTCAATATTGATTATTGCTTTTTCCAAAGTTGATGCAGTGTTGTAATTCATGCTAAAATTTATCATTTCATAACACTGGTGTCTTTTAGGGCTCTGTCTGTGATGACTGGGTGATTATGACCTGCTGTGGACTCTGTGGACTCTGTCAGATGGCTCGAGAGCAGAAGGCGAGAGGCTAATTCAAAAAGAATTAAGAGAGTTgcctattttaaaaatgcctggattcttattattattattttataatattccAAACTAAATCAGTGATTTAAATGATCCTTACATGAGAATTTACATTATGATTCAATACTTAATTCAATTTGTTTAAAGAAAGTATTCGAGATTTCTCTGCATAATCTAATAAGTGGATCAGGCATTGTGTCCCATTGTCTGATATTCTTTGCTCTGGCTTGAAACTTTTTTGGTTCCTCTTTCTATTCCTGTGAAAACAATATCCTGTTTAAAAGAGAGAGAACGCCTATGATAGTTTTGCAGAATTATCGGGAGCAATTTCATTAAGGTATGGTACTGTATTACATTTCTGTTTATATCTAGAGAATGTTCATATGACAAATATAGTAATTAAatagtaattaatgaaagataTGAGATCTTGGGTTATTTAGGATTGCACACTGGTTTTGAACTAGTGAGTCAAA
The Chanodichthys erythropterus isolate Z2021 chromosome 2, ASM2448905v1, whole genome shotgun sequence DNA segment above includes these coding regions:
- the cnfn gene encoding cornifelin homolog; translated protein: MSYQTEAMTSQPQMTVTSYTVSHWSSDVCDCCEDCGICLCGAFIPCILGCKVAQDNGDSCCLPFLPGAMIALRTSIRDKYRINGSVCDDWVIMTCCGLCGLCQMAREQKARG